Proteins encoded together in one Triticum dicoccoides isolate Atlit2015 ecotype Zavitan chromosome 7B, WEW_v2.0, whole genome shotgun sequence window:
- the LOC119336960 gene encoding BAG family molecular chaperone regulator 1-like — MMRGKDQRPAAFSPMRESVAAAVQEEVWEVRPSGMLVQKRTPDSDPPPGGAPVPTIRVKVKYAGVYHEVYINSQASFGELKKLMSEKTGLHPDDQKVVYKDRERDSKAFLDMVGVKDRSKMTLLEDPTAQAKRLIEERRNAKAQRAAKAVSRVSLDLDKLASKVSALETIVSKGGKVVEADLVTLTEALMSELLKLDAIVAEGDVKDQRRIQEKRVQKNVETLDAIRAKTTKKNTTPAATANKARAPHLPPRPPPAQQHQQRRQFQPAAPTTATAPAPQTATTNWDTFDLLSSAPSSSSPAPVSTMALATTTSPSPRFEWELF, encoded by the exons ATGATGCGCGGCAAGGATCAGAGGCCCGCGGCATTCTCCCCGATGAGggagtcggtggcggcggcggtgcaggAGGAGGTGTGGGAGGTCCGGCCGAGCGGCATGCTGGTGCAGAAGCGCACCCCGGACTCGGACCCGCCCCCCGGCGGCGCGCCCGTTCCCACCATCCGCGTCAAGGTCAAGTACGCCGGCGTGTACCACGAGGTGTACATCAACTCCCAGGCCTCCTTCGGGGAGCTCAAGAAGCTCATGTCCGAGAAGACGGGGCTGCACCCGGACGACCAGAAGGTGGTGTACAAGGACAGGGAGCGGGACTCCAAGGCCTTCCTCGACATGGTCGGCGTCAAGGACCGCTCCAAGATGACGCTGCTCGAGGACCCCACCGCCCAGGCCAAGCGCCTCATCGAGGAGCGCCGGAATGCCAAGGCCCAGCGCGCCGCCAAGGCCGTCTCGCGCGTCAGCCTCGACCTCGACAAGCTCGCGTCCAAG GTGTCGGCGCTGGAGACGATCGTTAGCAAGGGCGGCAAGGTGGTGGAGGCCGACCTGGTCACGCTCACCGAGGCGCTGATGAGCGAGCTGCTCAAGCTGGACGCCATCGTCGCCGAGGGCGACGTCAAGGACCAGCGGCGGATCCAGGAGAAGCGGGTGCAGAAGAACGTGGAGACGCTGGACGCCATCCGCGCCAAGACGACCAAGAAAAACACTACACCTGCCGCAACGGCCAATAAGGCCCGGGCGCCGCACCTACCCCCTCGTCCGCCGCCGGCGCAGCAGCACCAGCAGCGCCGGCAGTTCCAGCCGGCTGCACCCACCACGGCGACCGCCCCCGCGCCGCAGACCGCGACGACGAACTGGGATACGTTCGACCTGCTGTCCTCCGCGCCCTCTTCTTCGTCACCGGCGCCGGTGTCCACCATGGCGCTGGCGACCACCACCTCGCCGTCCCCGAGGTTCGAGTGGGAGCTCTTCTAG